A genomic window from Silene latifolia isolate original U9 population chromosome Y, ASM4854445v1, whole genome shotgun sequence includes:
- the LOC141630669 gene encoding protein FAR1-RELATED SEQUENCE 4-like, which produces MSNNEQSTSNANNESEDSFEEFGGNDVNYNHLFETVTCFASRDEVFEWAQKIAFDNGFALIKASNGAKNRKQPELLGSYFRCSRYGRTRKKIDPDIPEKPKKKGTPKCECLFRVRAVQNRANDINGKELIVWNILTSDKGGYHNHKVTKYKDGHRHFAGLNAEEKEFVRQQVRASIPPKDIKNGLHQRTPDKPQPTSIQIYSAVNKFRREVRGTRNTARQMLAVAVAANYVEWHKTDSETKELTHVFMAHPKAVKLFRAYPHVVLIDSTYKTNKYKIALVEVVGVTPCGSSFLIATVLLPSESEDDYGWMLLRLGELLSCTGSSISAFVTDREIGLIAALESLHPSTPHLLCRWHINRSMEKQALSK; this is translated from the exons atgtcaaacaacgagcaatCCACATCAAATGCTAACAACGAATCTGAG GATTCATTTGAGGAATTTGGTGGAAATGATGTTAATTACAACCACCTATTTGAGACGGTTACATGTTTTGCGAGTCGGGATGAAGTGTTTGAGTGGGCTCAAAAAATAGCTTTTGATAACGGGTTTGCCTTAATAAAAGCATCAAATGGGGCCAAAAATCGTAAACAACCCGAGTTGCTAGGCTCTTACTTTCGTTGTTCAAGGTACGGCCGAACTAGAAAGAAGATCGATCCCGATATTCCCGAGAAGCCTAAGAAGAAAGGGACACCTAAGTGTGAGTGTTTGTTTCGGGTTCGAGCCGTTCAGAACCGGGCTAATGATATAAATGGAAAGGAGTTGATTGTTTGGAACATTTTGACATCAGATAAAGGTGGATATCACAACCACAAAGTAACAAAGTACAAAGACGGTCATAGGCATTTTGCTGGTTTGAATGCCGAAGAGAAAGAGTTCGTGAGGCAACAAGTCCGGGCGTCGATTCCCCCGAAAGATATTAAAAATGGTCTTCATCAAAGAACTCCCGATAAACCCCAACCTACAAGCATCCAAATTTATAGTGCGGTTAACAAGTTTCGGCGTGAAGTTAGAGGAACACGCAATACCGCTCGACAAATGTTGGCTGTAGCCGTTGCTGCTAATTATGTGGAATGGCACAAAACAGATTCCGAGACAAAGGAGCTTACTCATGTTTTTATGGCTCATCCGAAAGCGGTTAAACTGTTCCGTGCTTATCCACATGTGGTTCTTATTGACTCGACATACAAGACAAATAAATACAAAATTGCTCTTGTTGAGGTTGTTGGTGTAACACCGTGTGGTTCTTCCTTCTTAATTGCTACAGTGCTCCTTCCGTCAGAGTCGGAAGACGATTATGGGTGGATGTTGTTGAGATTAGGGGAGCTACTAAGTTGTACGGGTTCATCTATTTCGGCCTTTGTCACTGATCGGGAGATTGGGTTGATCGCCGCTCTTGAGTCCCTTCATCCGAGCACTCCTCACCTTTTGTGTCGTTGGCACATTAACCGTTCTATGGAGAAACAAGCACTCTCAAAGTAG